Part of the Ruania alba genome is shown below.
ACCGGTGTAGCCGCTGGTGGCGACCACCACGCGATCGGCGCGGATCACACCGCGGGAGGTGTGCACATCATGGCGAGCCCCGCCGGCCTTGCGCAGTTCGGTCACCTCACAGTCCTCGTGGATGCTCACCCCCGCCCGCACGCCGGCCCGGGCGAGCCCGGCGCACAGCTCCCCCACGTGCACGGCCGCCCCCAACGGGTCGACCAGGCCGCCCGGGAAGGCATCGCTGCCGATCTCGGTGTGGATCCGCTCCGGCGGTACCAACCGGACCTCGTGCCCGATGTCGGCCAGCATGTCGGCGGCACGCTGGTAGCCGTCGTAATGGGACGCCTTGCTCGCCACGGTGAGCTTGCCGACCCGGTCGAAGTGGCAATCGATCCCCTCCTCGGCGACCAGCTTCTCCACCGTGTCGATCGCGTCGTTGTAGGCGTGGAACATCGCGCCCGCACGTGCCTGCCCATACCGCTTGACCGCCGTCGGGTATCCGATCGCCAGGCCGGTGGTGGCCATGCCGCCGTTGCGGCCCGACGCACCCCACCCGACCGTGTGCTCCTCGACGAGCGCCACCTGGGCGCCGTCCCGGGCCAGGTGCAGCGCCGTGGAGAGTCCGGTCAGGCCGGCACCGATCACGACGACGTCCGCTCGCCTGGGCAAGGGGGTGCGCCGGAAGTCTCCGGCCGGCGTCGCCGTGTCGAGCCAGTAGGAACGCAGTTTCATCGAGCGGCTCCGACGGTCAGGCCGAGCAGCTCGGGGACACCGGTCAGATCCGGCGTCTCGGCGTACTCGTAGAACGGGGTGGACGGGTCGTACCCGCGGTTGACGTACACCTTGTGCGTGATCCGCTGCTCGTGACAGGGGATCACGTCGTACCACATGTGCGAGCTCACGTGCAGGATCTCGTCCCGCCCGCAGTCGAGCTGGTCGAGCATGTAGTCGAAGGCCTGATAGCGGGGCTTGTAGGCCTTCGCCTGCTCGGCGGTGAACACACGGTGGAAGTCCACGCCGAGCTGCTCGACGTTCCCGGCGAGCAGGTCGTCGTCGGCGTTGGACAGGATCACCAGCGGATACTCCGATGCGAGGGCCGCGAGAGCCTCGGGAACGTCGGGGTGCGGCCCCCAGGACGCGAGGGCCGCGGTGATCACCTCGACATCGGTGTGCCGGTACGGGATCCGCCACCTGTTGCACACCCGCTGCCACGAATGCCGCAGCACCTCCCGGTACGGCTGGTAGGCGCCGAGCACCTCGTCGATCCGGTAGGCGCGGAAGTCCTTCAGGAACACCCGCAGGTCCTCCGGCGCCACGCGATCGGTGACCAGTGGGGTGACCGCGTCGTTCATCTGGTAGTTGGTGAGCGTGCCGTAGCAGTCGAAGGTGATGTAGCGGGGGCGGAAGCCGGTCAGGTCCATGGGTCTCTCTTTCGTCTCGTCGTCGGTGGTGTCAGTTCAGGCTGACGTCGGGGGTGATGGCGTACCGCACCAGCGGGTCGTCCCGGAATCCGGTGACGTCGTCACTGACGGCGGCCAGGGTCTGCTCGTGCACCATGAACACGGTCACCGCTTCCTCCTGCAGGAACTGGGCCACGTCGGCGTAGGCGGCCTGCCGCTCGGTCTCGTCCTCGTGCGACCCCGCCTCGGCGAGCATCGCGTCGAACTCCTCGTTGCAGTAATGGGAGATGTTGTACCCGCCGTCGCAGGTGTAGTCGGCGGTGAGGAAGCCACTCGGGTCGGCGATATCGACCAGGTGGTTGCGGGAGAGCAGCGTCATGTCGTAGTCGCCGGAGAGCAGGTCGGGCTCGATGGCGGCGTAGTCGGGAATGTTCACCTCCACCTCGATCCCGATCTCACCCAGGTTGGCTTGCACGACGGCGGCCAGGTCGCCGAACTCGGGGCGTTCGGTGTAACCGAGGAGAGTGAGGCTGAGGTCGCCCTCCTGGTAACCGGCCTCGGCGAGGAGGTCACGCGCCGCGTCCAGGTCCTGCTGCGCGGGCTCGATCTCAGGTGCCCAGGCCTCGTTCGGGGCGAACGGCCCGATCGCGGGCTGCGCCGTCTCGTTGTAGACCGTGGCAGCGATCGCCGGGAGGTCGAGGGCGAGCTGCACCGCCTGACGCACGCGGACGTCGCTGAAGGGCTCGCGTGAGCTGTTCAGGTACAGGCCGGTGGTCCGCGGGGTGAACTCGCGCGTGACAGTGAGGCCCTCCGTCGCTTCGAGATCGGTCAGCGAGGTGGATGGGACGGCCATCGCGATGTCCGCCTCGCCGCCTCGCACCTGGGTGGCGCGCGTCGCTCCCTCGGGGACGAACAGCGCCTCGACCGAGTCCAGAGCGGCGGGAGTGCCCCAGTAGTCCTCGTTGCGTTCCAGCGTCAGGGACTGGCTCGGTTGGTAGTCGGTGATGGCGAACGGGCCGGTGCACGTCCCGATCGGGTCGATACCGCTGTCCGCGTACGCCTCCGGGGCGAGAATGCCGGTGTTCACGCTGGCCATCCGGAAGGGCAGGAGTCTGCTCTCTTCCGGTGTCGTGACCTGGAGGGTCTGCTCGTCGACCGCTTCGATACCAGCGATGTGGGAAGGGCCAAAGGCTCGTGCCGGGGCCTCGACCTCGAGCTGGTGCTGCAAGGCGTCCGCGACTGCCTGAGCGGTCAGGGCGGTGCCGTTCTGGAAGATCACGCCCTCCTGCAGGGTGAACTCCCAGACCGTGGGTTCGACCTTCTCCCATGCCGTGGCGAGTTGGGGCTCGAGCTCTCCGGTCTGGTCGTTGTACCGCAGCAGGGTCTCCATGCACCCGAGCTGGGTGAGGATGTTCGCGTCGTCGGTCTCGATGGCGAAGCCGCGCGTGGGCGTGAACTGCATGCTGATGACGAGCGACTGGTCGTCGGAGGAAGAGGGTCCGTCCTCGCCCGAATTGCCTCCGTCGAATCCACAGGCCGACAGGCCCAGGGCGAGTGTCGCGACCGTAGCCGCGACTCGTGCACCAGATCGCATCATGACCACCTCTGCGTCGTGGGGAGCGACCGCCTTTGGCCGCCGGGTTTCTGGAACGCTAGAGAAGCCTCACCTCATTGTCAACAGTCTCGTGGAAAGTTGCCCTCGGTCGACACCCCGTAGGTGTGACTGAGGGCACAGCGCGAGGCGCACTGTGGTGCGGATATGGCCTAATCACAGGGACCCAGCGGCACTGATCGATGCGCCACGCGGCCCTCCAAACGATCCAAGAATTATTGTTAACAATCTTGACCGACGGTGCTGACGTG
Proteins encoded:
- a CDS encoding NAD(P)/FAD-dependent oxidoreductase, which gives rise to MKLRSYWLDTATPAGDFRRTPLPRRADVVVIGAGLTGLSTALHLARDGAQVALVEEHTVGWGASGRNGGMATTGLAIGYPTAVKRYGQARAGAMFHAYNDAIDTVEKLVAEEGIDCHFDRVGKLTVASKASHYDGYQRAADMLADIGHEVRLVPPERIHTEIGSDAFPGGLVDPLGAAVHVGELCAGLARAGVRAGVSIHEDCEVTELRKAGGARHDVHTSRGVIRADRVVVATSGYTGGALPWLRRRIVPIGSYIIATEPLSQELVDEIMPTRRVASDTNRVCYYFRITPDNRLLFGGRARFAVSVRESDAKSGRILHQGMLRIFPQLKGKRIDYCWGGLVDMTMDQMVHAGERDGVIHSVGYSGHGVQMATHMGSVIARMIAGDEDANPWRGLPFPAVPGHVGPPWFLPPAGAFFRLLDKIN
- a CDS encoding haloacid dehalogenase type II, whose amino-acid sequence is MDLTGFRPRYITFDCYGTLTNYQMNDAVTPLVTDRVAPEDLRVFLKDFRAYRIDEVLGAYQPYREVLRHSWQRVCNRWRIPYRHTDVEVITAALASWGPHPDVPEALAALASEYPLVILSNADDDLLAGNVEQLGVDFHRVFTAEQAKAYKPRYQAFDYMLDQLDCGRDEILHVSSHMWYDVIPCHEQRITHKVYVNRGYDPSTPFYEYAETPDLTGVPELLGLTVGAAR
- a CDS encoding ABC transporter substrate-binding protein, with the protein product MRSGARVAATVATLALGLSACGFDGGNSGEDGPSSSDDQSLVISMQFTPTRGFAIETDDANILTQLGCMETLLRYNDQTGELEPQLATAWEKVEPTVWEFTLQEGVIFQNGTALTAQAVADALQHQLEVEAPARAFGPSHIAGIEAVDEQTLQVTTPEESRLLPFRMASVNTGILAPEAYADSGIDPIGTCTGPFAITDYQPSQSLTLERNEDYWGTPAALDSVEALFVPEGATRATQVRGGEADIAMAVPSTSLTDLEATEGLTVTREFTPRTTGLYLNSSREPFSDVRVRQAVQLALDLPAIAATVYNETAQPAIGPFAPNEAWAPEIEPAQQDLDAARDLLAEAGYQEGDLSLTLLGYTERPEFGDLAAVVQANLGEIGIEVEVNIPDYAAIEPDLLSGDYDMTLLSRNHLVDIADPSGFLTADYTCDGGYNISHYCNEEFDAMLAEAGSHEDETERQAAYADVAQFLQEEAVTVFMVHEQTLAAVSDDVTGFRDDPLVRYAITPDVSLN